In one window of Miscanthus floridulus cultivar M001 chromosome 12, ASM1932011v1, whole genome shotgun sequence DNA:
- the LOC136495251 gene encoding U-box domain-containing protein 33-like: MEILSPSPPPSPRPLLRCGGRREQHHGEAWVHVAVGRSPEKTLGLLRWALRRFGCGRIALLHVHQPSPVIPTLLGKIPAAQATEELVLSHRESEKEEMNKMLHTYLAFCHRAQVQTRLLVTENDQIHYGILTLVDQYRITKLIMGSTPDNCFKLKYGKESLMASNAPAFCQIWFVWRGRHIWTREASAATDNAAPVHYRDDVITTKRIRFSSYNNNTGPVLDEGYLAREALTTVDLNQGIVSDYDRSNDYEANHFNSLSMSDWQDDTESALNSTFWSDSSVHIDTLQLYSKEVLARNAKQVMMEADRSRKEAFAELMKRKETESKAASAFAKIKDSDYAKKHEMKMREELEVVLVAKRKQHEDLIKNKERAVSGLDSSMRRLAILDAHAEKIKLWIDEFSEELEVIQSSIESLCQKKLKMQKRETRHIDLDKECTYSHATLSNCVSNAFGDNLYSFREFTMSDMQSATCNFSESFKIWSQGRGCVYKGEIMNRTVMIYKLLCHSIESVSQFQQEVYILSKVRHPHLVTLVGACPEALCLAYEYLPNGSLHDRLFSRCNSRHLPWKIRARIVSEISDALLFLHSCKPQMIVHGNLKLENILLDTECHCKIADFGVSRLFTDDMKDYPSGGSELKGSFPYADPEYKRSKVVTPKSDVYYFGIVILQLLTGKQEPAGLAGEVRRAMSCGKLSSVLDPTAGQWSMEVAGRLAELGLRCSEDSSRGRPDLTHETVRELEQLHLMREERAPSSFLCPIMQEIMHDPQVCADGVTYEGWAIRERMETGQGTAPLNNLKLEHLNLTPNHALRFAIQDWLRHPR; encoded by the exons ATGGAGATCCTGAGCCCATCTCCGCCGCCAAGCCCCCGCCCACTCCTACGCTGCGGCGGCCGCCGGGAGCAGCACCACGGCGAGGCGTGGGTCCACGTGGCCGTCGGGAGGTCACCGGAGAAGACGCTTGGGTTGCTGCGATGGGCCCTGCGCCGCTTCGGGTGCGGCCGCATCGCCCTCCTCCACGTCCACCAGCCGTCGCCGGTCATCCCAACCCTCT TAGGAAAGATCCCCGCGGCGCAAGCCACAGAGGAGCTGGTGCTCTCCCATCGCGAGTCCGAGAAGGAGGAGATGAACAAGATGCTTCACACCTACCTCGCCTTCTGCCACAGGGCCCAGGTCCAGACCAGGCTTCTTGTCACGGAGAACGACCAAATCCACTATGGCATCCTCACCCTTGTCGACCAGTACAGGATCACCAAGCTCATAATGGGTTCAACACCTGATAA TTGCTTCAAGTTAAAATATGGCAAAGAATCTTTGATGGCcagcaatgctcctgcattctgtCAAATCTGGTTCGTGTGGAGAGGAAGGCACATATGGACCAGAGAAGCGAGTGCAGCCACCGACAACGCTGCCCCAGTTCACTACCGAGATGATGTGATAACTACAAAAAGAATTAGGTTCAGCTCATATAATAACAACACCGGACCCGTACTTGATGAAGGATATCTTGCGCGCGAGGCATTGACAACAGTTGATCTGAATCAAGGCATTGTTTCAGATTATGATCGATCTAATGATTATGAAGCCAACCATTTCAACAGTTTGAGCATGTCAGATTGGCAAGATGATACAGAATCTGCACTCAACTCAACATTCTGGTCTGATTCTTCTGTACATATTGATACATTACAGTTATATTCTAAG GAAGTATTGGCCAGAAATGCCAAACAAGTAATGATGGAAGCTGACAGATCAAGGAAAGAAGCTTTTGCTGAGCTGATGAAGCGCAAAGAAACAGAGTCAAAAGCTGCGAGTGCGTTTGCCAAG ATAAAAGATTCTGATTATGCTAAAAAACATGAAATGAAAATGAGGGAGGAACTTGAAGTTGTATTGGTAGCCAAAAGAAAGCAGCATGAAGATCTTATAAAGAATAAAGAGAGAGCAGTATCAGGGCTGGACTCTTCGATGAGAAGATTAGCTATCCTAGATGCCCATGCTGAAAAAATAAAGCTTTGGATAGATGAGTTTTCAGAAGAGCTTGAAGTGATCCAATCTTCCATAGAAAGTCTTTGCCAGAAGAAACTGAAAATGCAAAAGCGAGAAACCAGACATATTGACCTGGATAAGGAGTGCACATACAGCCATGCCACACTGTCAAATTGCGTCTCAAATGCTTTTGGAGATAATTTGTACAGCTTCAGAGAATTTACAATGTCCGATATGCAATCTGCTACGTGtaatttctcagagagcttcaAGATATGGTCACAAGGTCGTGGGTGTGTTTACAAAGGAGAAATTATGAACAGAACTGTGATGATTTATAAGCTGCTCTGCCATAGCATTGAGAGCGTGAGTCAGTTCCAGCAAGAG GTTTATATCCTCAGCAAGGTGAGGCACCCTCATCTAGTGACACTGGTTGGGGCATGCCCAGAAGCGCTGTGTCTCGCTTATGAATATCTGCCAAATGGGAGCCTTCATGACCGCCTCTTCAGCAGATGCAATAGCCGTCACTTGCCATGGAAAATTCGTGCACGCATTGTTTCTGAGATCTCAGATGCACTGCTGTTCTTGCATTCCTGTAAACCTCAGATGATCGTACATGGCAACTTGAAGCTTGAGAACATCCTTCTAGATACTGAATGCCATTGCAAGATAGCCGACTTTGGTGTTTCTAGGCTATTCACGGATGACATGAAGGATTATCCATCGGGAGGTTCTGAGCTGAAAGGGTCTTTTCCCTATGCAGACCCAGAGTACAAGAGAAGCAAAGTAGTAACACCGAAGTCTGATGTATACTACTTCGGCATTGTGATACTCCAGCTGCTGACCGGAAAACAAGAGCCTGCAGGGCTTGCTGGTGAAGTAAGGCGTGCTATGTCTTGTGGCAAGCTATCATCAGTTCTTGATCCGACTGCTGGGCAGTGGTCTATGGAGGTGGCTGGAAGGCTAGCAGAATTAGGCCTGAGGTGCAGTGAAGACAGCAGCCGAGGTCGCCCAGACCTGACTCATGAGACTGTACGAGAACTGGAACAGCTACACTTGATGAGGGAGGAACGAGCACCCTCCTCTTTCCTGTGCCCAATTATGCAG GAGATAATGCATGATCCTCAGGTGTGTGCTGATGGGGTGACCTATGAAGGGTGGGCAATCCGTGAGCGGATGGAGACTGGACAAGGGACAGCGCCTCTGAACAACCTGAAACTAGAGCATCTCAATCTCACACCTAACCACGCCCTTCGCTTTGCTATCCAGGATTGGCTTCGTCACCCTCGCTGA